In one Heteronotia binoei isolate CCM8104 ecotype False Entrance Well chromosome 1, APGP_CSIRO_Hbin_v1, whole genome shotgun sequence genomic region, the following are encoded:
- the HINT3 gene encoding adenosine 5'-monophosphoramidase HINT3, with translation MAGDEGGSSGSSPAAEPSPDTGAGAGAAGGECGGSSSSSSGYDSKCIFCRITHGEEPGTELLPCEHEDLVCFRDIRPGAPHHYLVVPKIHLGNCKTLKSEHIPLVERMMAVGKSILQRNKFTDLNDIRMGFHWPPFCSIAHLHLHVLAPASQLGFLSRMVYRLNSYWFITAEQLMERLKAESAAS, from the exons ATGGCCGGGGACGAAGGAGGGAGTTCGGGCTCGTCTCCTGCTGCAGAGCCTAGTCCCGACACAGGAGCTGGTGCAGGTGCAGCTGGAGGAGagtgcggcggcagcagcagcagcagcagcggctacGATAGCAAATGCATTTTCTGCAGGATCACTCATGGGGAGGAGCCGGGCACCGAACTGTTGCCTTGCGAG CATGAAGACCTGGTGTGCTTCAGAGATATCAGACCTGGAGCTCCACACCATTACTTAGTGGTGCCAAAAATACATTTGGGAAACTGCAAGACTTTGAAGAGTGAGCACATCCCATTAG TGGAAAGAATGATGGCAGTTGGAAAGAGTATTCTTCAGCGCAATAAGTTTACTGACTTGAATGACATACG GATGGGTTTTCATTGGCCTCCATTCTGCTCTATTGCCCACTTGCATCTTCATGTTTTGGCTCCAGCCAGTCAGTTGGGATTTTTGTCCCGAATGGTATACAGACTCAATTCCTACTGGTTTATCACA GCTGAGCAACTGATGGAACGACTGAAGGCTGAAAGTGCTGCAAGCTGA